In one Mangrovibacterium diazotrophicum genomic region, the following are encoded:
- a CDS encoding GH39 family glycosyl hydrolase produces MKIRSILSFLPLFLITIGALAQSNSGNRLISVNLQNEKGPMNTLFKECIGAGRANEGLRADWQQQLKIARQDCDFKYIRMHGLLTDDMAVYKEDRQGNPVYNFQYIDVLYDYILEIGMKPFVELGFMPNALASGDQTIFWWRGNVTPPKDYNKWEALIRNLVQHWTDRYGEDEVKTWYFEVWNEPNLTPGFWTGTQDEYFKLYKYAVQGVKSVNPAYKVGGPATAGAAWVPETIEFCEQNNVPIDFISTHSYGVDAGFLDEFGGTGTRLSANEWAVSQDVINSRKQISESNKPDLELHYTEWSSSYTPADPIHDSYHEAAYILNKIKQVGDAATSMSYWVFTDIFEEPGPRFTPFHGGFGLMNTQGIKKPAYQAYTFMNKLSETELANTDDHSWACKNEKGDFQLLFWDYTYTLPDDSINNQDYYNRDLPAKSKGTCRVSISGVPEGNYQLEVYRVGYMHNDPYSLYYQLGMPSQLSKKQVEFLKENSNGIPEKSELVKVAADGTFDREIPLHENDVYLLRFTKL; encoded by the coding sequence ATGAAGATCCGCTCTATCCTTTCCTTTCTCCCTTTATTCCTAATAACAATTGGAGCACTGGCTCAAAGCAATTCGGGAAACCGGCTTATTTCGGTAAATCTGCAAAATGAGAAAGGCCCCATGAACACCCTATTTAAAGAATGCATTGGAGCTGGACGTGCCAACGAAGGCTTGAGGGCCGATTGGCAGCAGCAACTAAAAATAGCCAGGCAGGATTGCGATTTCAAATACATTCGCATGCACGGTTTACTAACCGACGACATGGCTGTTTACAAAGAAGACCGCCAGGGCAACCCGGTTTATAATTTTCAGTACATCGACGTACTGTACGATTATATCCTCGAAATAGGCATGAAGCCTTTTGTAGAACTCGGTTTTATGCCAAATGCACTGGCCAGCGGCGACCAAACCATTTTTTGGTGGCGCGGCAATGTAACGCCTCCCAAGGATTACAACAAATGGGAAGCACTAATCCGCAACCTGGTTCAACACTGGACCGATCGATACGGCGAGGACGAAGTCAAAACCTGGTATTTCGAGGTCTGGAACGAACCCAATCTGACTCCCGGCTTTTGGACCGGTACACAGGATGAATATTTCAAACTGTACAAATATGCGGTGCAAGGCGTTAAATCGGTCAATCCGGCCTACAAAGTTGGTGGGCCAGCTACAGCTGGTGCAGCCTGGGTTCCCGAAACCATCGAATTCTGCGAACAGAACAACGTGCCGATTGATTTCATCAGCACGCACTCGTACGGGGTTGATGCGGGCTTTTTGGATGAATTTGGCGGAACCGGCACCCGACTGAGTGCCAACGAATGGGCGGTTAGCCAGGATGTGATCAACTCCCGAAAACAAATCTCCGAATCGAACAAGCCTGATCTGGAGCTTCACTACACCGAGTGGAGTTCATCGTACACGCCGGCCGATCCTATTCACGATAGCTACCACGAAGCGGCCTACATCCTGAACAAGATCAAACAGGTTGGCGACGCTGCAACTTCTATGTCGTACTGGGTATTCACCGATATTTTTGAGGAGCCGGGCCCTCGTTTCACCCCTTTCCACGGTGGCTTCGGGTTGATGAATACACAAGGCATAAAGAAGCCGGCTTATCAGGCCTATACGTTTATGAATAAACTGAGCGAGACTGAACTGGCGAATACCGACGATCATTCGTGGGCTTGCAAAAACGAAAAAGGCGACTTCCAGCTTTTGTTTTGGGACTATACTTATACCCTGCCCGACGACTCGATCAACAACCAGGATTACTACAACCGGGATTTGCCTGCCAAAAGTAAAGGCACTTGTCGTGTCTCCATTTCCGGTGTTCCCGAAGGAAACTACCAACTCGAGGTTTACCGGGTTGGTTACATGCACAACGATCCTTACAGCCTTTATTATCAACTCGGAATGCCAAGCCAATTAAGCAAGAAACAGGTTGAATTTCTAAAAGAAAACAGCAACGG